The following are from one region of the Sandaracinus amylolyticus genome:
- a CDS encoding SLATT domain-containing protein, translated as MHIKRGREHDGPRSCTMSDADDVHDEVDEDDLSEVGVRESVVGQDERIVDLLIDWKHRVEDRKRAHLLAATRLSARHYQLGVPAVVLSAIVGSTVFASLDTSIELGAKVAVGITSVLAAVLAALQTVLRYAERAEKHRIAAAQYNTIHRHIELSLATRELDALVEEAADIRARIDELETGAPDLTARAWREARQPARSFIGSRAVPSR; from the coding sequence GTGCACATCAAGCGTGGGCGCGAGCACGACGGGCCTAGGTCCTGCACGATGAGCGACGCCGACGACGTGCACGACGAGGTCGACGAGGACGATCTCTCGGAGGTCGGGGTGCGCGAGTCGGTGGTCGGACAGGACGAGCGGATCGTCGATCTGCTGATCGACTGGAAGCACCGCGTCGAGGATCGGAAGCGCGCGCACCTCCTCGCTGCGACGCGACTCTCCGCGCGTCACTACCAGCTCGGCGTGCCCGCGGTGGTGCTCTCGGCGATCGTCGGCTCGACCGTGTTCGCGTCGCTCGACACGTCGATCGAGCTCGGAGCGAAGGTCGCCGTCGGCATCACCAGCGTGCTCGCGGCGGTGCTCGCCGCGCTGCAGACGGTGCTCCGCTACGCCGAGCGCGCCGAGAAACACCGCATCGCGGCGGCGCAGTACAACACGATCCATCGCCACATCGAGCTCTCGCTGGCCACGCGAGAGCTCGATGCGCTGGTGGAGGAGGCCGCCGACATCCGAGCGCGCATCGACGAGCTCGAGACGGGCGCTCCGGATCTCACGGCGCGCGCCTGGCGAGAGGCGCGTCAGCCGGCGCGGAGCTTCATCGGCTCGCGCGCCGTCCCGAGCCGATGA
- a CDS encoding DUF1588 domain-containing protein, with amino-acid sequence MTLFRPNPALSIPALALLSGCIGSLADGAAGPRGQMRDPGGPTSPSACEDAPREAEVPMRRLTPHEYQETLRALFGDAAPDVIDLLPAPSSGNAYSTFASGHRVGETEARALLEAAEEIAIAVEPTLPDCAGAAIAECARATITPWAATVYRRPPEAEEIDRLIALAVAANGEGLAAREALAVALIALLQEPRFLYVVESRADVETWSLDGHERAQRLAYTYLGAPPDDALREAAESGALLTPEGMREQGARVTGDPRARATFHRFVREWLGIATLPTSHSAEVRAALDEELRRLIDDAWDADDGFAALLTSDVAYVDAVLEGFYGLPRESSGPGDFRRVTMPGTRVGVLTHPLVLAAASHGEQSSPILRGKLIRTRLLCTDMPPPPVDAQESEPALPATATARERYEARIASSRCTGCHVLLDPVGFGLEAYDGLGRFRTELGERAIDDLGEIAAGGDATGTFDGASELFALLVASDDASRCFAQQWTEYALGREVRSDLTCSVGDLGDAFVGSGRAMSVLFESLATHPSFVERRAQEVSP; translated from the coding sequence ATGACGCTCTTCCGGCCGAATCCAGCGCTCTCGATTCCAGCGCTCGCGCTGCTGAGCGGCTGCATCGGGAGCCTCGCCGACGGAGCCGCGGGTCCACGCGGGCAGATGCGCGATCCAGGTGGGCCCACCTCACCTTCCGCGTGCGAGGACGCGCCGCGCGAGGCCGAGGTGCCGATGCGGCGCCTCACGCCGCACGAGTACCAGGAGACGCTGCGCGCGCTCTTCGGCGATGCCGCGCCCGACGTGATCGACCTCCTGCCCGCGCCCTCGAGCGGCAACGCGTACTCGACGTTCGCGAGCGGGCATCGAGTGGGCGAGACCGAGGCGCGCGCCCTGCTCGAGGCCGCGGAAGAGATCGCGATCGCGGTCGAGCCGACGTTGCCCGACTGCGCCGGTGCTGCGATCGCCGAGTGCGCGCGCGCGACGATCACGCCCTGGGCCGCGACCGTGTATCGACGCCCGCCCGAGGCCGAGGAGATCGATCGCCTGATCGCGCTCGCAGTCGCGGCCAACGGAGAGGGACTTGCGGCGCGCGAAGCGCTCGCGGTCGCGCTGATCGCGCTCTTGCAGGAGCCGCGCTTCCTCTACGTCGTCGAGTCGCGCGCCGACGTCGAGACGTGGTCGCTCGATGGGCACGAGCGCGCGCAGCGCCTCGCGTACACCTATCTCGGTGCGCCGCCCGACGACGCGCTGCGCGAGGCTGCGGAGTCCGGTGCGCTCCTCACGCCCGAGGGCATGCGCGAGCAAGGCGCGCGCGTCACCGGCGACCCGCGCGCCCGCGCGACGTTCCATCGCTTCGTGCGCGAGTGGCTCGGCATCGCGACGCTTCCGACGAGCCACTCCGCCGAGGTGCGCGCCGCGCTCGACGAGGAGCTGCGCCGATTGATCGACGACGCGTGGGACGCCGACGACGGCTTCGCGGCGCTGCTCACCTCCGACGTCGCCTACGTCGACGCGGTGCTCGAGGGCTTCTACGGACTTCCGCGCGAGAGCAGCGGACCCGGCGACTTCCGCCGCGTGACGATGCCGGGCACGCGCGTCGGCGTGCTCACGCATCCGCTGGTGCTCGCCGCCGCGTCGCACGGCGAGCAGTCGTCGCCGATCCTCCGCGGCAAGCTGATCCGCACGCGCCTGCTCTGCACCGACATGCCTCCGCCGCCCGTCGACGCGCAGGAGAGCGAGCCCGCGCTCCCCGCGACCGCGACCGCGCGCGAGCGCTACGAGGCGCGCATCGCGAGCTCGCGCTGCACCGGCTGTCACGTGCTGCTCGATCCCGTGGGCTTCGGGCTCGAGGCGTACGACGGGCTGGGCCGGTTCCGCACCGAGCTCGGCGAGCGCGCGATCGACGATCTCGGGGAGATCGCGGCGGGCGGCGACGCGACCGGCACCTTCGACGGCGCGAGCGAGCTCTTCGCGCTGCTGGTCGCGAGCGACGACGCGTCGCGCTGCTTCGCGCAGCAGTGGACCGAGTACGCGCTCGGCCGCGAGGTGCGCTCCGATCTCACGTGCAGCGTCGGCGATCTCGGTGACGCGTTCGTCGGCTCCGGCCGCGCGATGTCGGTGCTCTTCGAGTCGCTCGCGACCCATCCCTCGTTCGTCGAGCGCCGCGCGCAGGAGGTCTCGCCGTGA
- a CDS encoding DUF1552 domain-containing protein, translating to MNRFSRRQVLRGAGVALALPMLESLMPRTARAGTMPTRFVVITTGQGTLLPRWTPPVRAGEALELSELLMPLAAHRDDLVVVSGIDNLMPRYHVSNGHNAAGHTLLNAHLATTSATSDGRLLPEGSRSEVGQPTLCVGPSIDHHLADRIGSPLPLNLAVNGTNVGENRMYYRVTPENSSAPNGARAEARLIGDPVRVFDEFLAGSSGAPTTLRDRLRGQRGRVLDALGGSYSALARRVSAADRARLEAHAERLAELEASLGAPAITCEDPTLSLPPGYPSAGRSDLLWRAQIDVMVTALTCNVTRVASIHDTDYGGPAFEFLRAPMPSELVEAGARALPGDAIADWHAQVHGDTGGAPNENANLIAGFTFYATQVAYLLERMKSVVEPDGSTLLDNSVVLWISEFGNGGAHSTDDLPVVLAGRAGGALHTGRHLARPDRTTGDLYTSILQLFGVDEDSFGLVGDSDLQHGGLGGL from the coding sequence GTGAATCGCTTCTCCCGACGTCAGGTGCTGCGCGGGGCGGGCGTCGCGCTCGCGCTGCCGATGCTCGAGTCGCTGATGCCGCGCACCGCGCGCGCGGGGACGATGCCGACGCGCTTCGTCGTGATCACGACGGGGCAGGGCACACTGCTCCCGCGCTGGACGCCGCCGGTGCGCGCGGGCGAGGCGCTCGAGCTCTCCGAGCTGCTGATGCCGCTCGCCGCGCATCGCGACGATCTCGTCGTGGTTTCGGGCATCGACAACCTGATGCCGCGTTATCACGTCTCGAACGGCCACAACGCGGCGGGGCACACGCTGCTCAACGCGCACCTGGCCACGACGTCGGCGACCAGCGACGGCAGGCTCTTGCCCGAGGGATCACGCAGCGAGGTCGGTCAGCCGACGCTCTGCGTCGGGCCCTCGATCGATCACCATCTCGCGGATCGCATCGGCTCGCCGCTCCCGCTCAACCTCGCGGTGAACGGGACGAACGTCGGCGAGAACCGCATGTACTACCGGGTCACGCCGGAGAACAGCTCGGCGCCGAACGGCGCGCGCGCCGAGGCGCGGTTGATCGGCGATCCGGTGCGGGTGTTCGACGAATTCCTCGCGGGCTCGAGCGGCGCGCCCACGACGCTGCGCGATCGACTGCGCGGGCAGCGCGGGCGTGTGCTCGATGCGCTCGGTGGCTCGTACTCGGCGCTCGCGCGTCGGGTGAGCGCGGCGGATCGCGCGCGGCTCGAGGCCCACGCCGAGCGCCTCGCGGAGCTCGAGGCGTCGCTCGGTGCCCCGGCGATCACCTGCGAAGATCCGACGCTCTCGCTGCCTCCGGGCTATCCGAGCGCGGGGCGATCGGACCTGCTCTGGCGCGCGCAGATCGACGTGATGGTCACCGCGCTCACGTGCAACGTCACGCGCGTCGCGTCGATCCACGACACCGACTACGGCGGACCGGCGTTCGAGTTCCTGCGTGCGCCGATGCCGAGCGAGCTGGTCGAGGCGGGTGCGCGCGCGCTGCCGGGCGATGCGATCGCGGACTGGCACGCTCAGGTGCACGGCGACACCGGCGGTGCGCCGAACGAGAATGCCAATCTGATCGCGGGATTCACGTTCTACGCGACGCAGGTCGCGTATCTGCTCGAGCGCATGAAGTCGGTGGTCGAGCCCGACGGGAGCACGCTGCTCGACAACAGCGTGGTGCTGTGGATCTCGGAGTTCGGCAACGGCGGCGCGCACTCGACGGACGATCTCCCGGTGGTCCTCGCGGGCCGCGCCGGTGGTGCGCTGCACACGGGGCGACACCTCGCTCGTCCCGATCGCACCACCGGCGATCTCTACACGTCGATCCTGCAGCTCTTCGGCGTCGACGAGGACTCGTTCGGGCTCGTCGGCGACAGCGATCTGCAGCATGGCGGCCTCGGGGGGCTCTGA
- a CDS encoding AraC family transcriptional regulator, protein MSHDPFSDVLRLTDASTVVSGGLRAGGAWAVHFPAPHRIKLFAVARGQCWVRVGKQKRATKMEEGDVFLFRGREDFLVTSNLTAKVTSARSLYRDGRSVPTIGNGADCWLIGGMVSLHPAGSALLTDVLPPLVHVRAASPEAAALRWLFEQMMREHGSTLPGAEVACAQLAQLVFVHVMRAHLASAGALPSGWLRAVRDERIGPALRAMHAEPGRGWRLAELAKIAAMSRTSFAVRFKAVAGVAPLEYLTEWRMRLAQKRLREDDASVLELATSLGYRSESAFSNAFKRVTGHAPRHYRRAAREGRAESALEAGPHTRASA, encoded by the coding sequence GTGTCCCACGATCCCTTCTCCGACGTCCTGCGCCTCACCGACGCGAGCACCGTGGTGTCGGGCGGCCTTCGCGCGGGCGGCGCGTGGGCCGTGCACTTCCCGGCGCCCCACCGGATCAAGCTCTTCGCGGTCGCGAGGGGCCAGTGCTGGGTGCGCGTCGGCAAGCAGAAGCGCGCGACCAAGATGGAGGAAGGCGACGTCTTCCTCTTCCGCGGGCGCGAGGACTTCCTGGTCACGAGCAACCTCACCGCGAAGGTGACCAGCGCGCGCTCGCTCTACCGCGACGGACGGAGCGTCCCGACGATCGGCAACGGCGCCGACTGCTGGTTGATCGGCGGCATGGTGTCGCTCCACCCCGCAGGCAGCGCGCTGCTCACCGACGTGCTGCCCCCGCTCGTGCACGTGCGCGCGGCATCGCCCGAGGCCGCGGCGCTGCGCTGGCTCTTCGAGCAGATGATGCGCGAGCACGGCTCGACGCTGCCGGGCGCGGAGGTCGCGTGCGCGCAGCTCGCGCAGCTCGTGTTCGTGCACGTCATGCGGGCGCACCTCGCGAGCGCGGGCGCGCTGCCCTCGGGCTGGCTGCGCGCGGTGCGCGACGAGCGGATCGGCCCCGCGCTGCGCGCGATGCACGCCGAGCCGGGGCGCGGGTGGCGGCTCGCCGAGCTCGCGAAGATCGCCGCGATGTCGCGCACCAGCTTCGCGGTGCGCTTCAAGGCCGTCGCCGGCGTCGCGCCCCTCGAGTACCTCACGGAGTGGCGGATGCGCCTCGCGCAGAAGCGGCTCCGCGAGGACGACGCCTCGGTGCTCGAGCTCGCGACCTCGCTCGGCTATCGGTCCGAGAGCGCGTTCAGCAACGCGTTCAAGCGCGTCACCGGGCACGCGCCGCGGCACTACCGGCGCGCCGCGCGCGAGGGCCGCGCCGAGAGCGCGCTCGAGGCGGGCCCGCATACGCGCGCGAGCGCGTGA
- a CDS encoding SDR family oxidoreductase, protein MRVFVTGGTGFVGTGVVRELLAAGHTVRGLARSDAAAETLRAAGASPVRGDLADLGTLRTAATEADAVVHCGFIHDFASFAESVRVDHAAIEALIEGLAQQPAGTSKVLVSTSGVAGLPAGRVTTEHDDVAPSSPRQPAEVLVRGAAQRGVRSVVLRLPPSVHGPGDHGFVPVLIDLARRSGVSAHQGDGSHCWPAVHRDDAAVLYRLAIEQLAAGRVPAGSALHAVGESGIEMRAIAAAIGERLGLGAPVSRGDEHFGWFSRFAALDVRASSAITRELTGWSPIGPGLLEDIRTVYAC, encoded by the coding sequence ATGCGCGTCTTCGTCACCGGAGGAACCGGGTTCGTGGGCACCGGCGTGGTGCGTGAGCTGCTCGCGGCGGGGCACACCGTGCGCGGCCTCGCGCGCAGCGACGCCGCCGCCGAGACGCTGCGCGCGGCAGGCGCGAGCCCGGTGCGCGGCGACCTCGCGGACCTCGGCACGCTGCGCACCGCGGCGACCGAGGCCGACGCAGTGGTCCACTGCGGCTTCATCCACGACTTCGCGAGCTTCGCGGAGTCGGTGCGGGTCGACCACGCCGCGATCGAGGCGCTGATCGAGGGCCTCGCGCAGCAGCCCGCCGGCACGAGCAAGGTCCTCGTGTCCACCTCGGGCGTCGCCGGCCTGCCCGCCGGGCGCGTGACGACCGAGCACGACGACGTCGCGCCCAGCTCGCCGCGCCAGCCCGCCGAGGTCCTGGTGCGCGGCGCGGCGCAGCGCGGCGTCCGCTCCGTGGTGCTGCGCCTGCCGCCGTCGGTGCACGGGCCCGGCGATCACGGCTTCGTCCCGGTGCTGATCGATCTCGCGCGACGCAGCGGCGTCTCGGCGCACCAGGGCGACGGCTCTCACTGCTGGCCTGCGGTGCACCGCGACGACGCCGCCGTGCTCTATCGGCTCGCGATCGAGCAGCTCGCCGCCGGGAGGGTGCCGGCCGGGAGCGCGCTGCACGCGGTCGGCGAGAGCGGGATCGAGATGCGCGCGATCGCCGCCGCGATCGGCGAGCGGCTCGGGCTCGGTGCGCCGGTCTCGCGCGGCGACGAGCACTTCGGCTGGTTCTCGCGGTTCGCGGCGCTCGACGTGCGGGCGTCGTCGGCGATCACGCGCGAGCTCACCGGGTGGTCCCCGATCGGGCCCGGGCTCCTCGAGGACATCCGCACCGTCTACGCGTGTTGA
- a CDS encoding AraC family transcriptional regulator — MKVRDVFAPIDPLGDALGFLRMSGVFCCRSELTASWGLALPAIDETMSFHVVTAGGGWLELDGEPPLRLEAGDLALVPHDRGHRLVSEPGVRAYRIDELPHEEVRERYAYLVHGTGGAPTSLVCGSVRFEHESARVLVELLPRVIHVRASSAPEHEWMRSTIALLASEAKAMRPGGETILARLADLLVVHAIRDWMERAPREHEGWIAGLRDPQIGRALALVHRDPSRPWTLETLARAVGMSRSAFAARFTELLGEPAMTYVARWRMQIAHGMLARERAGLGEVAGKLGYSSEAAFSRAFKRYVGVSPGSLKRS; from the coding sequence ATGAAGGTCCGCGACGTGTTCGCGCCGATCGATCCCCTCGGCGATGCGCTGGGCTTCTTGCGGATGAGCGGCGTGTTCTGCTGTCGCTCCGAGCTCACCGCGTCGTGGGGTCTCGCGCTGCCGGCGATCGACGAGACCATGAGCTTCCACGTCGTGACCGCGGGCGGCGGATGGCTCGAGCTCGACGGCGAGCCTCCGCTGCGCCTCGAAGCGGGCGACCTCGCGCTCGTCCCGCACGATCGCGGCCATCGCCTGGTGAGCGAGCCCGGGGTGCGCGCGTATCGGATCGACGAGCTGCCGCACGAAGAGGTGCGCGAGCGCTACGCGTACCTGGTGCACGGCACCGGCGGCGCGCCGACGAGCCTCGTGTGCGGCTCGGTGCGCTTCGAGCACGAGAGCGCGCGTGTGCTGGTCGAGCTGCTGCCGCGGGTGATCCACGTGCGTGCGTCGAGCGCGCCGGAGCACGAGTGGATGCGCAGCACGATCGCGCTGCTCGCGAGCGAGGCGAAGGCGATGCGCCCCGGTGGCGAGACGATCCTCGCGCGGCTCGCCGACCTGCTGGTGGTGCACGCGATCCGCGACTGGATGGAGCGCGCGCCGCGCGAGCACGAGGGATGGATCGCGGGGCTGCGCGATCCCCAGATCGGACGCGCGCTCGCGCTGGTGCATCGCGACCCGTCGCGCCCGTGGACCCTCGAGACGCTGGCGCGCGCGGTCGGGATGTCGCGCTCCGCGTTCGCGGCGCGGTTCACCGAGCTGCTGGGCGAGCCGGCGATGACCTACGTCGCGCGATGGAGGATGCAGATCGCGCACGGCATGCTCGCGCGCGAGCGGGCGGGCCTGGGCGAGGTCGCGGGGAAGCTCGGCTATTCGTCGGAGGCCGCGTTCAGCAGAGCGTTCAAGCGCTATGTGGGAGTGTCTCCGGGCTCGCTGAAGCGCAGCTGA
- a CDS encoding NAD(P)-dependent oxidoreductase has protein sequence MKVLVVGATGGSGRAAVDALLRAGHEVTAFVRRPELIEARPGLHVAVGDAMHAEDVERAVVGHDAVIVTLGIRENAVLVRLRGSAGTPIDVRSAGTKNVIAAMRAQGVRRLVVQTSYGVGETKNGLRWIDAMLFRVLLRDQIADTEEQERAVRASGLDWVLVQPVHLTDAEREETVFASARGEARKTSISRRSVGRFLAECVGGRASRESIALSTA, from the coding sequence ATGAAGGTGTTGGTGGTGGGCGCGACGGGCGGCTCGGGACGTGCGGCGGTCGATGCGCTCCTGCGCGCGGGGCACGAGGTGACGGCGTTCGTGCGCAGGCCCGAGCTGATCGAGGCGCGACCGGGGCTGCACGTCGCGGTCGGGGACGCGATGCACGCCGAGGACGTCGAGCGCGCGGTCGTGGGGCACGACGCGGTGATCGTCACGCTCGGGATCCGCGAGAACGCGGTGCTGGTGCGGCTGCGCGGCAGCGCGGGCACGCCGATCGACGTGCGCTCGGCGGGCACCAAGAACGTGATCGCGGCGATGCGCGCGCAGGGCGTGCGACGGCTCGTGGTGCAGACGTCGTACGGCGTCGGCGAGACCAAGAATGGGCTGCGCTGGATCGACGCGATGCTGTTCCGCGTGTTGCTGCGCGATCAGATCGCGGACACCGAGGAGCAGGAGCGCGCGGTCCGCGCGAGCGGGCTCGACTGGGTGCTCGTGCAGCCGGTGCACCTCACCGACGCGGAGCGCGAGGAGACGGTGTTCGCGTCGGCGCGCGGCGAGGCGCGCAAGACGAGCATCTCGCGCAGGAGCGTCGGGAGGTTCCTCGCGGAGTGTGTCGGGGGACGCGCGAGCCGGGAGTCGATCGCGCTCTCGACCGCGTGA
- a CDS encoding heme-dependent oxidative N-demethylase subunit alpha family protein, giving the protein MHARGVTAPARYFPVEPTPLRMQAGLIRFGTDLGNGARDRLFFQIDDERPRYLAAKRASPPSRHVIAGEDAIAQRARDAALAWMRDTLATEAPDVLREADADRDARDPLEAIARAVQEDLAVLEHGGGEGRAVALDVRFPSGWRPELLAGASFSRIHAPVPGFAKDDRVSRSMVASMIGRGPYVRFVWTLSADDALDHHPDAGLRRGWDDAARAWLRVERQITVPLEGASVFLIRTYLYDVATLDEAQRDVVREALRVMPEELRDYKKLPTLETFDHVIGR; this is encoded by the coding sequence ATGCATGCTCGGGGAGTGACCGCGCCCGCGCGTTACTTCCCGGTCGAGCCCACGCCGCTGCGCATGCAGGCGGGGCTGATCCGCTTCGGCACCGATCTCGGCAACGGCGCGCGCGATCGCCTGTTCTTCCAGATCGACGACGAGCGCCCGCGCTACCTCGCCGCCAAGCGCGCGTCGCCTCCGAGCCGCCACGTCATCGCGGGCGAGGACGCGATCGCGCAGCGAGCGCGCGACGCTGCGCTCGCCTGGATGCGCGACACCCTCGCCACCGAAGCGCCCGACGTGCTGCGCGAGGCCGACGCCGATCGCGACGCGCGTGATCCGCTCGAGGCGATCGCGCGCGCGGTGCAGGAAGATCTCGCGGTGCTCGAGCACGGCGGGGGCGAAGGTCGCGCGGTCGCGCTCGACGTGCGCTTCCCGAGCGGCTGGCGCCCCGAGCTGCTCGCGGGCGCGTCGTTCTCGCGCATCCACGCGCCGGTGCCCGGCTTCGCGAAGGACGATCGGGTCTCGCGCAGCATGGTCGCCTCGATGATCGGCCGCGGCCCCTACGTGCGCTTCGTGTGGACGCTCTCCGCCGACGACGCGCTCGATCACCATCCCGACGCCGGGCTGCGCCGCGGCTGGGACGACGCCGCGCGCGCCTGGTTGCGCGTCGAGCGACAGATCACGGTGCCGCTCGAGGGCGCGAGCGTGTTCCTCATCCGCACGTACCTCTACGACGTCGCGACGCTCGACGAAGCGCAGCGCGACGTGGTGCGCGAAGCGCTGCGCGTGATGCCGGAGGAGCTGCGCGACTACAAGAAGCTCCCCACCCTCGAGACCTTCGATCACGTGATCGGACGCTGA
- a CDS encoding potassium transporter Kup, producing MSIASETSAERADVQPAPHGPQANVLKLAIAALGVVYGDIGTSPLYAMRESFHASYGIAPTEANVLGILSLFFWALTLVVVVKYLVFVTRADNHGEGGILALLALIVPAGSKHTGWLVLAGLFGAALLYADGMLTPAISVVSAVEGIENVEGVGHVLRPYVVPISIVILVLLFLQQSRGTAKVGAVFGPVVALWFVVIGAAGAVHIVGHPSILAAVSPHHAIAFLLSGHGSGFWVLGSVVLCITGGEALYADMGHFGRKPIMSAWVALAFPALLLNYFGQGALLLDDPSAIEAPFFRLVGPALRVPLVLLATAATVIASQALISGAFSLTRQAIQLGYLPRMEVRHTSSEAEGQIYVPEINRLLMIACIVIVLVFQSSSNMAAAYGIAVTGTMTITTLLFFTVVKRWWGTPRAVLVCGGMLIVDLAFFVANVEKLQTGGWIPLVVAGVLLAVMTTWKRGRDRVAEFLRGRSKPLDALLVDLDTRKYARVPGTAVFMTSTPGGSPPVLLHHLKHNKVLHEQLVLLRIVTDDVPHVPRADRVEVERMRDGVFRVTAHYGFMQSPRVTEILRACASRGLHTRPEDTSFFLGREKLVVTASPGLAAWRKSVFAFLSRNARAPTDFFKLPPDRVVEVGMQLEI from the coding sequence ATGTCGATCGCGAGCGAGACCAGCGCGGAACGGGCGGACGTGCAGCCCGCGCCGCACGGCCCGCAGGCCAACGTGCTCAAGCTCGCGATCGCCGCCCTCGGCGTCGTCTACGGAGACATCGGCACCTCGCCGCTCTACGCGATGCGCGAGTCGTTCCACGCGTCGTACGGCATCGCGCCGACCGAGGCGAACGTGCTCGGCATCCTCTCGCTCTTCTTCTGGGCGCTGACGCTGGTCGTCGTGGTGAAGTACCTGGTCTTCGTCACCCGCGCCGACAACCACGGCGAGGGCGGCATCCTCGCGCTGCTCGCGCTGATCGTGCCGGCCGGCAGCAAGCACACCGGATGGCTCGTGCTCGCGGGCCTCTTCGGCGCGGCGCTGCTCTACGCCGACGGCATGCTCACCCCCGCGATCTCCGTGGTCTCGGCGGTCGAGGGCATCGAGAACGTCGAGGGCGTCGGGCACGTGCTGCGCCCCTACGTCGTCCCGATCTCGATCGTCATCCTCGTGCTGCTCTTCCTGCAGCAGAGCCGCGGCACCGCGAAGGTCGGCGCGGTGTTCGGGCCGGTGGTCGCGCTGTGGTTCGTCGTGATCGGCGCCGCGGGCGCGGTGCACATCGTGGGGCACCCCTCGATCCTCGCCGCGGTCTCGCCCCACCACGCGATCGCGTTCCTGCTCTCGGGCCACGGCAGCGGGTTCTGGGTGCTGGGCAGCGTCGTGCTCTGCATCACCGGCGGCGAGGCGCTCTACGCCGACATGGGGCACTTCGGGCGCAAGCCGATCATGAGCGCGTGGGTCGCGCTCGCGTTCCCCGCGCTGCTGCTCAACTACTTCGGACAGGGCGCGCTGCTGCTCGACGACCCGAGCGCGATCGAGGCGCCCTTCTTCCGCCTGGTCGGGCCCGCGCTCCGCGTGCCGCTCGTGCTCCTCGCGACCGCGGCGACGGTGATCGCGTCGCAGGCGCTGATCTCGGGCGCGTTCTCGCTGACGCGGCAGGCGATCCAGCTCGGCTATCTGCCGCGCATGGAGGTGCGCCACACCTCGAGCGAGGCCGAGGGACAGATCTACGTCCCCGAGATCAACCGCTTGTTGATGATCGCGTGCATCGTGATCGTCCTCGTGTTCCAGAGCTCGTCGAACATGGCCGCTGCGTACGGCATCGCGGTGACGGGCACGATGACCATCACCACGCTGCTCTTCTTCACGGTGGTGAAGCGGTGGTGGGGCACGCCGCGCGCGGTGCTCGTGTGCGGCGGGATGTTGATCGTCGACCTCGCGTTCTTCGTCGCGAACGTCGAGAAGCTGCAGACCGGCGGGTGGATCCCGCTGGTGGTCGCGGGCGTGCTGCTCGCGGTGATGACGACCTGGAAGCGCGGTCGCGATCGCGTCGCCGAGTTCCTCCGCGGTCGCTCGAAGCCGCTCGACGCGCTGCTCGTCGATCTCGACACCCGCAAGTACGCGCGGGTCCCCGGCACCGCGGTGTTCATGACGTCGACCCCGGGCGGCAGCCCGCCGGTGCTGCTGCACCACCTCAAGCACAACAAGGTGCTGCACGAGCAGCTCGTGCTGCTGCGCATCGTGACCGACGACGTCCCGCACGTGCCGCGCGCCGATCGTGTCGAGGTCGAGCGCATGCGCGATGGCGTGTTCCGCGTCACCGCGCACTACGGCTTCATGCAGTCGCCGCGGGTCACCGAGATCCTGCGCGCCTGCGCGAGCCGAGGCCTGCACACCCGTCCCGAGGACACGAGCTTCTTCCTCGGCCGCGAGAAGCTCGTCGTGACCGCGAGCCCGGGCCTCGCCGCATGGCGCAAGTCGGTCTTCGCGTTCCTCTCGCGCAACGCCCGCGCCCCCACCGACTTCTTCAAGCTGCCGCCCGACCGGGTCGTCGAAGTGGGCATGCAGCTCGAGATCTGA